ATCATTAGGTAAGGGCAGGGATATTCCTTGATAGGTGCTGCCAGTGGTGCGACCTGGTCCCCAAGTTCCCTGGTTATAGAGGGGTTGTAACGGGTCATCCCCCTTAAGGATGTAAAAGTGATCCACATCTACTGTGGCGTTTTTTGCCTTTTCAATCTTGGCATCCACATATTCAGCATTAGACCCAATGGGGGTATTCCATATCGAGTTGGCAGCAAAAGGCCGCAGGGTTACATCCCGTGTCGCCACAGTTCCTCCTGTATTGGTTGTAGAGCTAGTAGTTTTAGAACCTTGAAGCAACCCACTGCCTTGAATGGCTAAAAAACTAACAACTTCGCTCGTATGGGAAGTTTCCGCATCCGCAGTGGTGTCTTCTTCTACCTTGACTTCTACAGAAGTATTGTGAAGATTACGATAACGAACCCCTGCAGAATCGCCTCCATCGTATGAGGCAAGGGACGCTAAAAAATTTGGAGTGGAGGTGAAACCGGAAAAATCAATGGATGCCCAATCATGGGTAATGGTATCTCCTGTTTGCCCAACTTGATACGCTAACCCTCCCCACGTTCCTGACCCTGACTCAATCGCTAACCATCCCACCGACTCTGACACATGACCAGAATATTTTTTCTTTTCTTCCTCTTCCATGCCCACCTGAAAGCCACTGACTGTCGTGGCTTGCTGCCGCGTGCGCACAAAATCTGAACCATCCGCAGTTTGCACTTGACTGAAAACGATGGGGGAATCCGAAAATTTTTGATTAAAGTTAACGGTTTCAAATCTACTGGTGACCAAGCCACTGGTATCTAGGGTGCCAACTTCTAGCTTTGTGCCATCTTCTAAAACCCATGACCCAGCTTCCAAGACGATATAACTAATATCCTCAGCTACATGTTGGCCATCATGATTACTGGGTTCTTGGATATAGAGTTCGAAACGATTACTTTGAATGTTGTCAATTCGAACTGTTGCAGGCTGTCCACCATTAAAACTCAGGGTTTGGGCGAAAATGACAGGGTTTATGTAGTCATGCTGAAGTTGGATGGTCTGTTTAAGATGGGTCAGACCAGAAATTTGCCCTACTTCACCTAGTGTGGCAATGGATGTTGCTGACCTAGGAACTGCAGACTGTATGGGAGAAGTGGCTAAAGCTGTCCCCGAAACAATCGGTGCAGGTGTCTGATAAAATATCCTGACATTTCGAAACAAGCTATCCGCCTTGGGGTGTGGGACATCTTGATCATTGCCAAAGGTTAAATAGGCGATATTGCCCGTGAAAAACTCGCCTACAGGAATGCGGTAAGTGAGCCAGTCACCGATAACAGTCTGATAATGGTTGAACTGGCTGATTCCCCAAGGTTGACTACCAAATAATTGAAAACTTTGGGTCGGACTCAGAATATTATCAGTATCAAATCCAATACTGTGAATTTCTCCTTGAACATTGCTTTTAAAGTCAAACTCTAAAACAGTACTTTTCGTAATTTGGTAAGGCAGCTTGATTTTTTTCCAACCATTCCCAGATAACTGCAATATATTGCCATTGGATAGAGTGGAAAAGCTCAGTTTCTGATCTTGAGAGCCTCCATAGGATTCAATCTGGTAATTATTGAAATTCAGCATGATCTCTTATTCGTATGATTCCAATAAATTATTCATTTTTTGACAAGTTGATATCGCATTCCTAATGCTAAAAAGGAATACTTTTCTGGGCGTATAAAAAATGACCACAGCAAGGAGACAATTTTGAGTAGGCTTAACAGTCCTAAAATTGCTTCAGCTATCGTTAAACCAATTTGGAGTAAAGTGTCTGCCTATGCTGCATAGTAATTTTTGGAATGCCATAAACTGATAGGCATTCTATTTTGCACCTAGCTATTCGCCAGAAAATCTATTCTATGGAGACAGAAGTACGCAAAGCCAACCTCTGTGGAGCTATTATCTTGTATTCGTTATTACTGTAAAAATTGTGTATGAGGTCAATAAGCTACGATGTAGTGATGCTTCTTGTCTCATTAAAAATCTCGACATTTAGATGTCCCCCAACTTCTGTCACTTGCACTCAGGAATACTATCTCTTCCTCAAAAATACTTTGCCATGAATTAACAAGAGAATTCTATAAGTCAATATGCATGGCTGATATTTTTCATGCATTGAATTCGAATTCTAATCATGCAAGATTATCTGAGGTAAAGTGTGTTCTGAGTAAAAATATCAAAGCTTGATATTAAAGCTCTGAAGCAAAATATAGTGCTTGGTTATAGAATTCCCAGAGCATCTATTTTAATGACATGAAAAAGTTGGAATGTCATGATTTTATGATTTGATTAAATCGTTGAAGAAGAGATAAGTCTATTGCCTTAATATCTCATCGAATGTGTTCTTCATTGATTTAGCCCAGATTCGGTAGCCTTGTGGAGATAAGTGTAGATAATCAGGCATTACTGTTTTAGAAATTTTGCCATCAGGTTCTAGAAAACTTGGCCCCATATCCAGAAATCGAATGGTCGAACCATTGTCAAGCTGCTCAATTTGTCTATTAATAGCCTGAATTTTTTTTCTGTTGGGCGTATGGGGTTGCTTGCCCGATGGAAGAATTCCAAGGAGGAGGATTTTAGTCTGTGGGTTTTTGATCCGAATTTTGGCAACGATTTTCTCAATTCCTGTCGCAATACGGGCTGAACTAAAAGAATCTTGCCAGAGATTATTAACGCCAATATTGAGAACGACTAACTGAGGTTGTATGTCGTCAAATAGGCCATGGTCAATTCGCCAAAGAACTTGTTGTGTGCGATCGCCACCAATACCAAAATTTGCGGCGCCAAGGTTGCCATAGTGTTGTTGCCAGAGCTTTTTATGCTTTCGCCACCCGCGGGTAATCGAGTCACCTAAAAAGACAATATTGATTTGGCGTTTCTGAGTTTGTTTGAGATGTTGCTGATGGAGCTTCAACCATGCTTGGGGAAATTTTGGATAGTGACCGGGCATGGGAACAGTGGGATCTTGCTGTTTCGGAGTGACAGTGGGTTTTGGTTGTTTCGGAGCAGATGCTTTTTCAAGATGATCCGCTATGTTTTTGATGTTTGAGCCAGTCAGTTTGACTTCATCTAACCAGGCTTTCCCCTGACCTTCTATCAGCAAAACGATTCCAAACTTATGAGTTTTGGGAGGTAAGATAACCTCCTGAGAGAAGGAACTCCAATCCTGAGTATTGTGGAGATACTTGACTTGCTGAAATTGGAGCGGGCGTGATTGTTTAGAAAAAGACTGAATGGCAATATTGACTTTGACCTTCCCTGTGGATTTAGCAAAACCGCTGACAGTGAAAGACTGACGAGATGCCCCCTTGATCAGTTGAAATGCCTGTCCTTTAGCAGGGCCAGACGTACTAGCCACCTTTAGGGCAGCAGGGCCCTGTTTAAAAATTTGAGTATCCCGTGTAATGGAGATCTTGCCTTTTCCCACCCACTGATGATGCCAATAGTCAGGGACCGTCGTTCCTAGAGTCATCGCACCATTACGTAGGGTGATGGGTTGTCTGCCCTTCTCTTTTGCCGAGGGGGGTGGCGATTTTTGCGCCTGAGAAGATTGAAGTGATATGCAGCCTGCTAGAGTTACTAACCCCATGATCAGCGAGGCTCCTATTGCTCTATGTCGATACATGATGGGCTGCCCATTGTATTGCTGTTAGATTGTCACATCTCTAACGGTTGAATTGGCGTAACCCAGATTACTCAATAAGCACTGTTCGTTAGGGTCGTGGCTTCCGTGGGGGGAGAGGTATGAGGATGAAAGCGTAATTTTTGTACATTATTCAAGTTTTTAGTGTTACTCTATCTCTTGCAGAGGTTCGAGAGTAACGGTGAGAGATGGACTACGAATTTAGAGTGATTGTGGAGAAAGTTTCGGTTACCACTCAGGAAGTCGTTAAACGAGACACTCTAAAAATCTATGACATCAAGCAACCAGAATCTATTCTAGATCTAGGATTGCGTCACGAAGAACAAATCTCTCTGCTTTCCAAAGTCCAAAGTGCTCTGTTATCCGAACAATCTACCCTCATCGATACTGGAGTTACGCAGTGCATCAAATGTGGTGGGAAAATAGGCAAGCTTGGTTTTCAACCATCTACATTCCATGCCGTCTTCAGCGATCATAAACTCCGTATCCAAAAACATCGGTGCAAGAATCCTGAGTGTCGATGGCAAAGTATGCCATCGGTGTTGAGCGTCTTTGGCACAGATACTCATCCTGACTTAGTAAAACTGCAATGTGAGAATGGTGCCTTGCATAGCTATCGAGAAGCTCAGGATAATATGGAGCGGCTGAATGCTCAGCGCCGGAGTGTGAATAACCATGTCCAAATCAAAAACGTGACCAATCAAGTCGGTGAGCGTTTATCTCAAGCGAACACTACCCCTCCAGATCAAGAAGAGTTACCCACCCCGGCAGCAGAACTCATTGCTCAAGTCGATGGGGGTCATATTCCTACCAAAGATAAAGACAAGCGCAGTTTTGAAGCCTTATCTGGCATCGTTTATCGTCCTAGTGCCATTGAAGTAGTTGATAAACATCATCGCCAAATTACGGAAAAGACTTGTGTTGTTTCCGCCTTAGAGGATGAGTTGCAAACCATCAAGACCTATCTGCATCATGCGGCACTTAAACAAGGGATGACAGAAGAGACACAGGTCACTGCCTTGGCCGATGGTGCTAGCAACTGCTGGTCAGTCATCTCAGTTCTTGAGCCTCATTGCAAAGCATTAGAGCTGATCTTGGACTGGTTTCATATCGGCAAGAAATTCCGAAATGTCAGCAATGCACTGGGTGAAACCTTTGCAGAATCCCTCGATAGTGCGAAGGGGAGTTTATGGCATGGAAAAGTAGATGATGCTCTGCAGAAGATTGCCATGCTTCGAGACAACATTTCAGATGAGAAGAAGCAAACAAAGCTCAAAGGCTTATACGATTACTTAAAGAATAACAGTGAATATCTTGTCAATTATGACGAGCGAGATAAAGCGGGGCTAGCTTATACCAGTCAAGTTGCAGAATCTCATATTGACACCCTCATTAATGCTCGCCATAAAAAGAAGCAGAAGATGCAATGGACTCGGGTAGGTGCCCATAATGTCTTGCAAATCAGGGCGAGTATGATCAGTAATGAATGGAGTGATAATTGGCTAGATTTAGTTCTTCCTGAAGAAGAAAAAGCTGCTTGAGAATTAGGCTTTTAATGTAGGATATTTACGCTTACTCGTCAACATGGTTGGTGCTTTGATCAGAAGGGACAGTGCGTCAAGAACCCGATGCTGGCTGATCCGACTGAGCAGGCAGTCGCTTACTGCAATGTTCGATCTCATGTAACTACCTATCCGACCCAGGTTGAACAAGGGTTGCTTTGGATTTGGCCAGATCATAATGCCCAAGCCTTTACAGACTGTCAGCAGAAACAACCCGCAACCCTGCCTGAACCTGGTTCAAAGTGGCATAAGGCTGATTGGCACATGATAGAGGTTCCCATAGGCTACACCGTTTCGATTGAAAACAGCTTTGACCCTGTACATGCTCAATTTCTGCATGAAGGAATCAGCGGTTTTTCACCCGCGAACGCGATTCCAATGCAAGGTTTCAAACTCGTAGACGAGCTATCGGCAGAGGATGGTTTTGTTCTTAGTCATAAAGGATATAACACCTTTAATCGAGAGATGGAGGCAACTCGAACATTCCGTCCCCCTTGTGCCAACATCACCCAGTACAACTTGCCAATGGCTGGTGTCCAAACCTTTCAACTCTATTTTGTCCCGACAGCACCAGGATATTGTCGATATATTATGAAGTTCGTGATGGACTTAGATTTTCCGGCTCGTCCTTTTAGTTTGATGCCGTGGATGAACAAAAAAATGCTAGAGTTGCTACCCGAATATGTGCAGATTGGACTACAACATTTGGGGCTTTACAAACTCAATGATCAGGATATTACAGCTATGTATGCCCAAGAACAGAATGAGGCTGTTCTCGATACAGGGCGTAGACGTACTCCCTTCCTCCCCTCTCCTGCGGATCAGGGAACTTTGACTTTTAAAAGCTGGCTGAATAGATTTGGAAATGGTGGTCCTGAACCCAATTCTCTCTACGCAGAAGGAGTGGAAAGCCGAAGCAATGAGCAACTCTATGACCGCTGGCATCGCCATACTAAACTTTGTCCTCACTGTTGCCGTTCTATAGAGTGGATTGCAAAAACTCAGAGAGTTTGCCATCGTTTGACGACTGTGACGGTAATTCTGGGGGGAATCATGCTTTTGCTACCACTATCAGTCCGACTCAGTCTGGGATGCTTCGCAATTGCAATTCTAAGTCTTCTAGGACATCAGGGACTCACAAAATTGCACTCGCATTTCATGAGTAGTATTCCGCGGCAAGGGATGCCAAACCTTCAACTTTGGCCCCATGGAGGTACTTGAACAGAAACTTATTGTTTTGGGTAAACACGATAAGTTTGCAAGTTGGGTTTCAAGCATTTATGAGCACGTGTCAGATCTGATAACAAGCTTCTAGTACTCCAAGGTGTAAGTTAGCCCACCATTAAAAGCGACAACAGGTGGGAAATTTGCACCACTCTTCAATGCAGCCGCATAGATTGCAACAGAATCTTCATTTAAACCTGTGTGACAGTGCAGCCCTCCATCACGCCGAAGGGTAGAAATCTCTAGACAAATAATAGAAGACATCTGGCGACCTCACCTTGCATAAGGCTGATTTTACCAACTTTCTTTCTACTCCCAATCACCCCCAAACCCTACTCACCCGCTCCCGATCCAACCACACCCCGATCATCTCCTCAATCCGCTCAATCGTTTCCCCTGGCCGCAGACTCAACACCTGCAACACATCGAATGTGTCTTCTAATTCCAAGGCGCACTCAAAGCAGAACTCGGGTGTTTCAAACGAAATTCTGATGAACGGTATACCGCTGCCCTCGATGGTGATCCAATATTTCCCTGAACTGCTTTGGGAAACCGTCAGATACTCAAGCTGACCCTTTTGCTTGGTCTGCTGAACCAAGTTCCTTTGACGCTTCTCCAGTGCGTGAAATTTGGACTCAAAAGCTCTCGACACTCTGGGGGGTCGGACCCTTCCTGGTGTTTGCCGAGCTGAATACCCTCGCTGCGTTCTCCGAGTATCGGTGGGTTCACTGCGGTCGTATCTGGGGGTGGGTTCAGTGGTGCGATCATCATCTTCAGGCTGTGGAGTCGCCTTGCGCTTCACTGGCAGATCGTCTTTCCGGTCGATGGTCGGGAATGATGTCTTGTCTGGGTATGCGGGGGGTGCTTCGGTGTTTGTCGAGGGTTTCACCGGGAGGTCGGCTGGTAGCTTGGGCTTCAGGGAAATGAGTTGAGGGGGCATTGCAGATATCCTGTGCTAAGGCTGGTTCAGTTTAGCCTTCGGGAATATGGTCTGGGGGATTTCTGGGAAAAGCTTAATTTCTTAGATGTCAGCTATTTATGAAGCTGTTTGAATAGGGACGCTTGGGGGTGCAAATAAGAACACTCCATTTCCTACCTCTTTACATTGACCAGATAGAGAATGGGCACTGCCCGCTAAATAGTCACTTATTCTCTGGGATGAAGAAGGTGGCAAGTCAGCCAAATTTACCAATAGCAGTTGTCCCTTTTTCAAGGATTGTACATCCGCTTCTGCTTCAGTAAATGAACTAGGATGAGACAGACGAATTTCACAGGGAGTCTTCCCGTGCAATGGAACTAGGTTATTCATAGGGCTATCTAATGCTCAGAGGTTCTGTTCATTGTGACACAACGAAATTTACTTTTATTCGGCGGGCAAATAACTCAGAGTTTTGATCAGGGATGGTTTTCATACTCCCACTCAATTCTGACCACCAGATTCACCTATAATCCAATAACTGCAATACTTGCAGATAATTCAGTAAAAAAACACTCTATATTTTGATTCAGTTTTGATTTTGCTGACATCTACCCCGCACTCACCGGAAAATCAGAAATTGTAGTAGGCAAAATTGTTCTCAATTCAGTTCAGTCAAGGATATACAGTATTTATGGCTAAAAAAACAGCCGCCGCAAAGAAAAAAACAGCCGCAAAGAAAAAAGATATTCAACCCCTAGTCGGGAAAGAACTACTCAAAAAGCTCAAGGATTTATCTCACCTCTCGAAGCGGGATAAAGCGAAAGAGTGTGGCTATGTAGTCGGCAAGCAAGTTAACCTAAGTGGTTTTATGAATGCCATTTTGGAAGCCAAGGGCATTTCACTAGATGGTGATGCCAATAACGACGGTAGAGGTCGAGAGGCAACCTATCGAGTCAAAGTTCATCAGAATGGGCAGGTGGTCATCGGGTCTACCTACACCGAAAAAATGGGTTTACAGACGGGTGATGAGTTTGAAATCAAGGTCGGCTATAAGCACATTCATCTAACTCAATTGACGGAAGATAAATAAGAGTATTTACGCTTTTACCCAAAATTAATTCGATTTCTCGCGAGAATCTAACAACACTCATATTCTGCTATCTCACATCCTGAAAGAGATTGACAAGTTCCTTATAAATAGCTTTGGGCTTAAGCATAAGTCAGCAAACTGAATACCTGGAATACATCACATCGGGCGTATTTAGCGGATCGGGGATGCCTTAGTTTTCGGAATGGTCACCTCTGGGAATAAGGAGTCAAACCGTTCATTGACCCAGGCAATTCTCAAGATCAGTAAATGGTTGAAACCATCCTCACTCCAGCGCATGCCAACTCCCTTAAAGCGCTGCTGAATCAACCACTTGCATGCACTTTCAACCATTCCTGACCCGAGAGGAATCTGTTGCTGTTCAAAGTGCCGATAACGGATGTGGTTATGATGGCGTTGGAAATAAGCCTGCACCTGGAGCAACGTTGAAAAAGACTTTCCCGTTAACAGTTGTGAGTGAATCAATATCGTCAAGGACCGTAATACAAGTAGGTGTTGCCCGTGTCGCAATTGGTGTCGCCAGTGCCGGAACCAGGCTTGGGCTTGAGCAGAGCGGGCATCTCCAAACATCGCTTTAGTTGCTCGTGCCAGATGGCCTGCTGAATGAAAAAAGTCGAGGACTGCCACAGCACAATGAGAGAACAAGGTGCGATAGACTCGCCAGAAGCCTCGTCCCCCATCACTGAGCCAGATGACTTTTGGAGCAGATTCAAAGTCTTGTTTGTGAGCTTCGAGTTGAAGTAAAGGGATGAACTGGTCGATATCGCCCAATACTGCCACCAGTCTTCGACGCAGTAATTGGGGGACCTCCTTTTTAGCTCGGGTAACCCGTGTTCCCAGGCGAGCTAAGATGGCGACTTTGACTTCTCGCCACTGGATTTTTCCCTTGGGTGAGTTCGGGGTGGGGCGAAAGGGGACCATCACACCATCGGCGGCAATGGCCAAAGGTAGAGCAGATAACATCTCTGAAATCGCTTCACAAGGGGCCTGAGTCCCTGATGATTGAGCGTTGAGTTGAGCTTCTAATTCCTGCTGAGCTTTGTTACCCACGGATTGCACCCAGTTCCACAAACTGGATGGACTCACGGATAGACCACTCCACTGACCCAGCATCCAACTGGCCAGTTCATAGGGCATGAACAGACTCAACAAGCAGCCCAGACGCACCAGTTCTTCGCTGCTGTGCTGATAGGGGGCAATCCCAATGGCTTGATCCAGGGGAGTCAACAGACTGCCTGGACATCCTTTGGGACAACGGCCCACCCGTCGCTTTCAAGAGATAGTGCCTACCAGTGTCTGCATCTGACGAGATTCCCATCCCTTCGAATGTAAGCGGGTTCCGCAGGTAGTACATACAGGCCATACAAATACTGCTTTCGCGCGCCTTGAGAGTTCATCCTCCAGAAGACAGCGAGCTAGAAACAAGCCCATTTGCAGAACGATATAAACCATCTGACTCAGGCTGGTTGATACTTTGAGTGCTTCAGTTTGTTCTAGAAATTCGTCATGGGCTAGCACGGTTAGCAATTGCGATGGTAGGGTCATGATAGTTTTTTGGTTCGGGTACAGGATCTATTGTCCTTGACCCGTTTTTCTTTGAGCCATGCATCCCCGATCCTTTGCTTACGCCCCATCACATCTCTATGAAGATTGCTTTTATTCTCAAAGGGAAAAATGGGAATCGGGTAGCATGAACATCACTAATATTGGAAATGACTGCATGTCAATTTACGTTGGTAACCTCTCTTATGATGTTACAGAGCAAGATCTAAATACCGCTTTTGCTGAATATGGGACCGTAAAAAGTGCCAAGCTTCCCACTGACCGTGAAACAGGGCGCAAGCGTGGATTTGCCTTTGTCGAAATGGGTGATGAAGCTGAGGAAGCTAAAGCTATTGAAGAACTAGATGGTGCTGAATGGATGGGACGTACTCTCAAAGTGAATCAAGCAAAGCCCCGTGAGAACAGAGGTGGTGGTGGTAACCGCTGGTAGAGCTAATTTGAATTAAGGGGGTTGGAACTCATAGCTCATTTATTTTTTGAGCTATGAGTCTGCCTGATTAAAGTTCTTCTCTTCACTTAAATGACACGAATAAGGCAACCCTTCCAGCCCAGTTGGTTTTTCATGTTAATGGTATTAGTAAAGACTTGGGTGTTATTCCCGTAAACCGTCTTACTCCCTTG
The Acaryochloris marina S15 genome window above contains:
- a CDS encoding cell division protein SepF; translation: MNNLVPLHGKTPCEIRLSHPSSFTEAEADVQSLKKGQLLLVNLADLPPSSSQRISDYLAGSAHSLSGQCKEVGNGVFLFAPPSVPIQTAS
- a CDS encoding ISKra4 family transposase, yielding MDYEFRVIVEKVSVTTQEVVKRDTLKIYDIKQPESILDLGLRHEEQISLLSKVQSALLSEQSTLIDTGVTQCIKCGGKIGKLGFQPSTFHAVFSDHKLRIQKHRCKNPECRWQSMPSVLSVFGTDTHPDLVKLQCENGALHSYREAQDNMERLNAQRRSVNNHVQIKNVTNQVGERLSQANTTPPDQEELPTPAAELIAQVDGGHIPTKDKDKRSFEALSGIVYRPSAIEVVDKHHRQITEKTCVVSALEDELQTIKTYLHHAALKQGMTEETQVTALADGASNCWSVISVLEPHCKALELILDWFHIGKKFRNVSNALGETFAESLDSAKGSLWHGKVDDALQKIAMLRDNISDEKKQTKLKGLYDYLKNNSEYLVNYDERDKAGLAYTSQVAESHIDTLINARHKKKQKMQWTRVGAHNVLQIRASMISNEWSDNWLDLVLPEEEKAA
- a CDS encoding RNA-binding protein, which encodes MSIYVGNLSYDVTEQDLNTAFAEYGTVKSAKLPTDRETGRKRGFAFVEMGDEAEEAKAIEELDGAEWMGRTLKVNQAKPRENRGGGGNRW
- a CDS encoding AbrB family transcriptional regulator, yielding MAKKTAAAKKKTAAKKKDIQPLVGKELLKKLKDLSHLSKRDKAKECGYVVGKQVNLSGFMNAILEAKGISLDGDANNDGRGREATYRVKVHQNGQVVIGSTYTEKMGLQTGDEFEIKVGYKHIHLTQLTEDK
- a CDS encoding (2Fe-2S)-binding protein, giving the protein MLADPTEQAVAYCNVRSHVTTYPTQVEQGLLWIWPDHNAQAFTDCQQKQPATLPEPGSKWHKADWHMIEVPIGYTVSIENSFDPVHAQFLHEGISGFSPANAIPMQGFKLVDELSAEDGFVLSHKGYNTFNREMEATRTFRPPCANITQYNLPMAGVQTFQLYFVPTAPGYCRYIMKFVMDLDFPARPFSLMPWMNKKMLELLPEYVQIGLQHLGLYKLNDQDITAMYAQEQNEAVLDTGRRRTPFLPSPADQGTLTFKSWLNRFGNGGPEPNSLYAEGVESRSNEQLYDRWHRHTKLCPHCCRSIEWIAKTQRVCHRLTTVTVILGGIMLLLPLSVRLSLGCFAIAILSLLGHQGLTKLHSHFMSSIPRQGMPNLQLWPHGGT
- a CDS encoding GDSL-type esterase/lipase family protein yields the protein MGLVTLAGCISLQSSQAQKSPPPSAKEKGRQPITLRNGAMTLGTTVPDYWHHQWVGKGKISITRDTQIFKQGPAALKVASTSGPAKGQAFQLIKGASRQSFTVSGFAKSTGKVKVNIAIQSFSKQSRPLQFQQVKYLHNTQDWSSFSQEVILPPKTHKFGIVLLIEGQGKAWLDEVKLTGSNIKNIADHLEKASAPKQPKPTVTPKQQDPTVPMPGHYPKFPQAWLKLHQQHLKQTQKRQINIVFLGDSITRGWRKHKKLWQQHYGNLGAANFGIGGDRTQQVLWRIDHGLFDDIQPQLVVLNIGVNNLWQDSFSSARIATGIEKIVAKIRIKNPQTKILLLGILPSGKQPHTPNRKKIQAINRQIEQLDNGSTIRFLDMGPSFLEPDGKISKTVMPDYLHLSPQGYRIWAKSMKNTFDEILRQ